A window from Bifidobacteriaceae bacterium encodes these proteins:
- a CDS encoding single-stranded DNA-binding protein, whose translation MPIKTNESMSGFVATTPQLTRTGQGEARMYMRVGQETWTRNPDGSHTQGESTFHDLVMFRRAAERAAERFAKGDKFVAEGRVHAYTVTADAGQTVNREEFIARKIGHDNASTNYTVDRTARVQQGPTNAVSAAPAAQAAPAVGM comes from the coding sequence ATGCCCATCAAGACCAACGAGTCCATGTCCGGATTCGTCGCCACCACCCCGCAGCTGACCCGCACCGGGCAGGGCGAGGCCCGCATGTACATGCGGGTCGGCCAAGAGACCTGGACCCGCAACCCGGACGGCTCCCACACCCAAGGCGAGTCGACATTCCACGACCTGGTGATGTTCCGGCGTGCCGCCGAACGCGCCGCCGAACGGTTCGCCAAAGGGGACAAGTTCGTGGCCGAAGGCCGCGTGCACGCTTACACCGTCACCGCCGACGCCGGCCAGACCGTCAACCGCGAGGAGTTCATCGCCCGCAAGATCGGCCACGACAACGCCTCCACCAACTACACCGTCGACCGGACCGCGCGCGTCCAACAAGGCCCGACCAACGCCGTCAGTGCCGCGCCCGCCGCCCAGGCCGCTCCGGCTGTGGGGATGTGA